Genomic window (Pradoshia sp. D12):
TAGGCATTTCGGCAAAAGCTAAGACAAAACTTGTTATAGCCATAGCGCTCGCCTGGAGCATATTGGCGCGCGCTGCAATATTGTTCCCTTCATGTACAGCTGTTTCCAAATTGGCTCGAATTAGTTTAGCAGAATGGAGTGCAAATGCATCTCCCATAGTATTTGAGTTATTGGAAAAATACCCTTCCACAGCATGAGTCAAGGCATCCAATCCAGTAAAAGCAGTAACTTTAGCCGGTAAGCCGACGGTTAACTCAGGATCAAGAATCGCGATATCTGAATTGATAAATGGATGGAGCAAATTACACTTCACTCCTAATTGTTCATTATAAACAACCGAAATACCCGATATTTCGGCGCCTGTTCCAGCTGTTGTCGCAATCGAAATATGAGGTATGCCCATATGCTGAGCCTCTGGCCAAACTTCTATGACATTTCCATTCAAGGCATGTTCAATTTTGTCCACTTTTTTATGAAGACACCATTTGATTGTTTTCGCCGTGTCCATGACCGAACCACCACCGATGGCAATAATAGAGTCTCCATTACATTGTTTAAAATAGTGCAGACCATTATTAATATTGGAAGATTTAGCATCCTGAGTAACATCGTCAAATACTCCCGCCAGCTGTATGCCAGGCACCATTTCAAATAAACGCTGTATTTTTTTCGTCAGTCCAGCCTGGGTTAACCCTTTAT
Coding sequences:
- a CDS encoding iron-containing alcohol dehydrogenase — protein: MKVTSYYEFIHRSIIKNGAGSHILIPDLIQSLGGKRPVLFSDKGLTQAGLTKKIQRLFEMVPGIQLAGVFDDVTQDAKSSNINNGLHYFKQCNGDSIIAIGGGSVMDTAKTIKWCLHKKVDKIEHALNGNVIEVWPEAQHMGIPHISIATTAGTGAEISGISVVYNEQLGVKCNLLHPFINSDIAILDPELTVGLPAKVTAFTGLDALTHAVEGYFSNNSNTMGDAFALHSAKLIRANLETAVHEGNNIAARANMLQASAMAITSFVLAFAEMPIHNMAHALGAKYGIPHGLANAVLMPSVMKNLAPLYIPKIKEFAQALGIKDIANTEEECLQQCIDEIVALRRAVNLPDDFSEFNINSAEIPELISAIQNDPSGQTYRIPNEVIEQVCREVLWAKVIV